In the Acidobacteriota bacterium genome, GACTGCGACGACGGCAACAACGACGATGGTGATGGCTGCAACGCCGACTGCACGAACGAACTCGGCCAGGGCTGCACGCCGGGCTACTGGAAGCAAGAGCACCACTGGGGCAACTGGGATGGCTACACCCCCGGATGGATGGGCGATCACTACATCGACGTGTTCGGCGTTCCGGCTTCGTTCGGAAACATCACGCTGTCCGCCGCGCTCTGGCAGGGTGGCGGTGGCGAGAAGGCCCTCGGCCGGCACGCCACTGCGGCGCTGCTCAACGCGTCCAGTTCTGAGCTGAACTACCCCTACACCGAGGCCGGCATCATCGCGATCGTTCAGGACGCGTACGCTTCGGGGAACTACAACTGGGCCAAGAACGCGCTGGCGTTCGCCAACCAGACTCTCGATTGCCCGCTCGAAAGAGCTGAGCTTGAGTAGAGACCGCGGACGCTAGACGCGTCTGTGAGTGAGTTTTGATAGAGGGGTGACCGGGGCTAACCCGGTCACCCCTTTTTTTTAATCCAGATCGGTAAGACACGGGCTCAACCCCAGCCCGTCGAGCATCCCCGCGATTTCATCCCGATAGAGCGGGTTCATTACCAGCACCGTCTGCGGTCGCAGCTCCCGTAGATCGGCGGGGCTGACGATCGGGTGGCCGGTCCCGGGGGCGAACTTTCCCTGCTTGTGTGGATTGACGTCGACGATCGCGGTGACCTTTGCGTCGCGATCCACCAGATTCAAGAACGTCACGCCCTTGGAGCCGCCGCCCCAGACGACGACGGGAGCCGGGAGAGTGGACAGTGCGGCGCGCCAACGCTGAAGCTTGCTCTGGAACGCCTCATGAAACCGCGTCGCCGTCCTGACGACGCCAGAGGGGTCCACGAAGGTCCCCGCAGCACTCTCCTGCGCCGCGATCCGCCCGTTCAGACCCAGGTACTGCCCGCCAAAGCTCTCCGTGACATCGTCCGTCGCAATCCCGGCTAGCGTACACGCCCGCGCCAATGAAGACGCGGAGAAGTACTGACAGTGCTCGTAGATAAGATCCCAGATTCCAAGATCCCGTACCGTGAACAGCGCGTTTGGGACTTCCAGGTAGAAACGACAGTGGCCGGGCTCGGCGACAGCGTCTGATAGTCCCTTCAGAAACGGAACCGGCTCGACGATATGCTCGAGAACATGACGGCAGGTGATTAGGTCTGGACACAGATCCGAATGCTGGGGTCCAAAGAACTCGTTGAAGTAGCGAACGGTGCCTCGTTCCGGGATCGCCGCGCGTCCAATCTCGTAACTCTGATCGAAGCCGAAACCATCGTTCCCACCCAGGTCACTGATCAGACTCAGGAAGTCCCCTTTTCCGCAACCCACGTCCAGGACCCGTTTCCCGCGTAGGTCGTGCCGATCGACAAGCCCCACGGCCAGGTCATGGG is a window encoding:
- a CDS encoding class I SAM-dependent methyltransferase; the encoded protein is MAGSASCPVCRQTETETTVELRGVPVFCNVQYPSAEEARAQPTGDLVLELCRGCGHLFNRTFDASLLDYNQEYENSLHFSAVFNQFAHDLAVGLVDRHDLRGKRVLDVGCGKGDFLSLISDLGGNDGFGFDQSYEIGRAAIPERGTVRYFNEFFGPQHSDLCPDLITCRHVLEHIVEPVPFLKGLSDAVAEPGHCRFYLEVPNALFTVRDLGIWDLIYEHCQYFSASSLARACTLAGIATDDVTESFGGQYLGLNGRIAAQESAAGTFVDPSGVVRTATRFHEAFQSKLQRWRAALSTLPAPVVVWGGGSKGVTFLNLVDRDAKVTAIVDVNPHKQGKFAPGTGHPIVSPADLRELRPQTVLVMNPLYRDEIAGMLDGLGLSPCLTDLD